The Rhizobium sp. WSM4643 genome window below encodes:
- a CDS encoding NAD(P)-binding protein, whose product MTKSKFDAIVIGAGMSGNAAAYSMASRGLKVLQLERGEHSGSKNVQGAILYANMLEAIIPNFRDDAPLERHLVEQRFWLMDDSSHTGVHYRSDDFNELKPNRYTIIRAQFDKWFSRKVREAGGTVLCETTATRLAWDLSGKVIGVHTDREGGVILADVVVLAEGVNGLLGTRAGLRDMPKPENVALAVKEMHFMPEEVIAERFGLSGSEGCVIEAGGTISRGMAGLGFLYTNKESISLGIGCLVSGLAEGMENPYRILEAFKQHPSIRPLLAGSEIKEYAAHLIPEGGFKAIPPLFGNGWVVVGDAAQLNNAVHREGSNLAMTSGLMAGEAIFQIKSRGGLMTKRNLSLYKGILDKSFVMKDLIKHKDLPSLLHTDSHNFFMTYPTLISQAAQNFVRVDGAPKINREKATAASFIKARSRWGLISDAVRSAASWR is encoded by the coding sequence ATGACCAAGAGTAAGTTCGACGCGATCGTGATTGGTGCCGGTATGTCCGGCAACGCAGCAGCCTATTCGATGGCTAGTCGCGGTCTAAAAGTGCTGCAGCTGGAGCGCGGAGAACATTCGGGCTCTAAGAATGTTCAAGGGGCTATATTGTACGCCAACATGTTGGAGGCGATTATCCCAAACTTCCGCGATGACGCTCCTCTTGAACGGCATCTAGTCGAGCAACGATTCTGGCTAATGGATGACTCGTCGCACACGGGCGTGCACTATCGCTCTGATGACTTCAATGAACTGAAGCCAAACCGGTATACGATCATCCGCGCCCAGTTTGACAAATGGTTCTCACGCAAGGTGCGCGAGGCGGGTGGCACAGTCCTTTGTGAAACGACAGCGACCAGACTCGCTTGGGATCTGAGCGGTAAAGTAATAGGCGTTCACACGGACCGAGAGGGCGGTGTGATCCTCGCGGACGTGGTCGTTCTTGCCGAGGGCGTGAACGGACTGCTTGGAACACGAGCCGGCTTACGCGATATGCCGAAGCCAGAAAATGTGGCCCTCGCTGTCAAGGAAATGCATTTCATGCCGGAAGAGGTGATCGCAGAGCGCTTCGGCCTCAGCGGTAGCGAAGGCTGTGTGATCGAAGCCGGCGGCACGATCTCACGCGGAATGGCCGGACTGGGCTTCCTTTATACCAACAAGGAGTCAATCTCGTTGGGGATCGGCTGCCTCGTCTCCGGTTTAGCGGAAGGCATGGAAAATCCGTACCGCATCCTTGAAGCCTTCAAGCAACATCCCTCGATCCGACCATTACTGGCCGGATCAGAGATCAAAGAATACGCCGCGCATCTTATTCCTGAGGGCGGCTTCAAGGCAATCCCTCCGCTCTTTGGCAACGGGTGGGTCGTCGTGGGCGACGCGGCGCAACTAAACAATGCCGTGCATAGGGAGGGATCGAACCTTGCGATGACATCCGGCCTCATGGCGGGTGAAGCGATCTTCCAGATAAAGAGCCGTGGCGGTCTGATGACGAAACGCAATCTCTCTCTCTATAAGGGCATACTGGACAAGTCGTTCGTCATGAAAGACCTGATCAAACACAAAGATCTTCCAAGCCTCCTCCACACCGACAGTCACAATTTTTTCATGACCTATCCAACGCTTATATCTCAAGCAGCGCAAAATTTTGTGCGCGTCGACGGTGCACCTAAAATCAACAGGGAGAAGGCTACAGCTGCCTCCTTTATCAAGGCACGATCCCGTTGGGGGTTGATTAGCGACGCGGTCCGCTCCGCCGCATCTTGGCGTTAA
- a CDS encoding ferredoxin family protein, producing MKATIIERIEDKLYQNRYLVDTGRPHITVRPHRSPSPNLLALTQICPAKCYEVNEIGQVAIVPDGCLECGTCRVLCEASGDIKWNYPRGGFGVLFKFG from the coding sequence ATGAAGGCGACCATCATTGAGCGCATTGAGGACAAGCTGTACCAAAACCGATATCTCGTCGACACTGGACGTCCGCATATAACAGTGCGACCGCACCGGTCGCCAAGCCCGAACCTGCTCGCCTTGACGCAAATCTGTCCGGCCAAATGTTACGAGGTGAACGAAATTGGTCAGGTGGCGATTGTTCCCGATGGCTGCTTGGAATGCGGCACATGCAGAGTGTTATGCGAAGCGAGTGGGGACATAAAGTGGAATTATCCCCGGGGCGGGTTCGGGGTCCTCTTCAAATTCGGATGA
- the nifA gene encoding nif-specific transcriptional activator NifA — protein sequence MIKPEARLHILYDISKELISSFPLDNVLKAAMNALVEHLRLRDGGIVIHGSGGEPWINVRAPIGHDVRSRSLTIEQADTINRVIASGEKHFGKNSVVLPVKVNRKTIGALWIDFAQKSGDQDETLLAMIAVLIGLTCQRYRELCSDGGSVAEEQQAGQIPKIGPKPHPTQLDKIDWIVGESPALKRVLATAKIVAATNSAVLLRGESGTGKECFARAIHSLSIRKSKAFIKLNCAALSETVLESELFGHEKGAFTGALLQRAGRFELANGGTLLLDEIGDVSPQFQAKLLRVLQEGEFERLGGTKTLKVDVRVICATNKDLEVAVLRGEFRADLYYRINVVPIILPPLRQRDGDISLLAQVFLEQFNKSNDRNFDFAPSAIGILSKCAFPGNVRELDNCVQRTATLASSNTIASSDFACQQDQCSSALLWKDAPDDYPVHSLNPRDTMLGGLGANAGTPSGSAATIEAPGLTERDRLIKAMVKAGWVQAKAARILGKTPRQVGYALRRFGIDVIKE from the coding sequence ATGATTAAACCAGAGGCGCGGCTCCATATACTCTACGACATATCCAAAGAGCTTATCTCTTCTTTTCCTCTAGACAACGTGCTGAAGGCTGCGATGAACGCCCTCGTCGAGCATCTGCGATTGCGCGATGGCGGAATCGTGATTCACGGCTCCGGAGGAGAGCCCTGGATAAACGTACGGGCTCCCATTGGGCACGACGTTCGCTCACGTTCGCTTACGATTGAACAGGCGGACACAATAAATCGTGTCATCGCTAGCGGAGAGAAGCACTTTGGGAAAAATTCTGTCGTTCTCCCCGTTAAAGTAAACCGGAAGACAATCGGCGCATTGTGGATTGATTTCGCGCAGAAAAGCGGAGATCAGGACGAAACCCTTCTGGCAATGATTGCCGTCCTGATCGGCTTAACCTGCCAGCGCTATCGCGAATTGTGCAGCGATGGCGGCTCAGTCGCCGAGGAACAACAAGCAGGACAGATTCCGAAAATCGGGCCGAAGCCTCATCCCACCCAACTCGATAAAATCGACTGGATCGTCGGGGAAAGCCCCGCGCTCAAGAGGGTATTAGCGACGGCCAAGATCGTGGCCGCGACGAACTCCGCGGTGCTCTTGAGAGGAGAGAGCGGCACTGGCAAGGAATGCTTTGCAAGAGCAATACATTCGTTATCGATACGGAAAAGCAAGGCGTTTATTAAGTTGAATTGCGCCGCGCTGTCGGAGACCGTTCTGGAATCCGAATTGTTTGGCCATGAGAAGGGCGCTTTCACTGGCGCTCTGCTTCAACGAGCTGGACGTTTCGAACTGGCCAATGGCGGAACGCTGTTGCTTGATGAAATTGGCGATGTATCACCACAATTCCAGGCAAAGTTATTGCGCGTGTTACAGGAAGGCGAATTCGAACGTCTCGGCGGAACGAAGACATTGAAAGTAGACGTTCGAGTTATATGCGCCACCAACAAGGACCTTGAAGTGGCCGTCCTTCGAGGGGAGTTCAGAGCCGACCTCTATTACCGGATCAATGTGGTGCCCATCATTTTGCCGCCACTTCGGCAGCGCGACGGAGACATTTCGCTTCTAGCGCAAGTGTTCCTCGAGCAATTCAACAAGTCAAATGATCGAAATTTCGACTTCGCGCCGTCGGCAATAGGCATTTTGTCGAAATGCGCCTTCCCCGGCAATGTTCGCGAGCTGGACAACTGCGTACAAAGGACCGCAACTCTCGCCAGTTCAAATACCATCGCTTCATCAGATTTTGCCTGTCAGCAAGACCAGTGTTCTTCAGCGCTCCTCTGGAAAGACGCCCCCGACGACTACCCGGTGCATAGTCTCAACCCGCGAGATACAATGTTAGGCGGACTGGGGGCCAACGCAGGTACTCCTAGCGGTTCCGCAGCCACAATCGAGGCGCCGGGTCTCACTGAGCGTGATCGGCTGATCAAGGCAATGGTGAAGGCTGGTTGGGTACAGGCCAAAGCGGCTCGTATTCTGGGTAAAACGCCGCGGCAGGTCGGCTATGCGCTGCGCCGGTTTGGTATCGATGTGATCAAAGAGTGA